The following proteins come from a genomic window of Miscanthus floridulus cultivar M001 chromosome 2, ASM1932011v1, whole genome shotgun sequence:
- the LOC136539623 gene encoding mitochondrial import inner membrane translocase subunit TIM17-2-like, which translates to MAMPETGREPCPDRILDDVGGAFGMGAVGGSLFHFVKGVYNSPNGHRLAGGATSARMLAPRLGGSFAVWGGLFSTFDCALVYARAKEDPWNSIAAGAATGGLLAVRQGLLASGRSALFGGALLALIEGAGIMLNRIGVVPPPPPEDLLQYPGQDPGQYAPPPGFLGVPPAPPIDVQEVPVTESGGPTRWFGGLFGKKQQDTLAAGDRNKSEVLEMDLPRTAVPSFDYK; encoded by the coding sequence ATGGCCATGCCAGAGACGGGGCGGGAGCCCTGCCCGGACCGCATCCTCGACGACGTCGGCGGCGCTTTCGGAATGGGCGCCGTAGGCGGCTCCCTCTTCCACTTCGTCAAGGGCGTCTACAACTCCCCCAACGGCCACCGCCTCGCCGGGGGCGCCACGTCCGCGCGCATGCTCGCGCCTCGCCTCGGCGGCAGCTTCGCCGTCTGGGGCGGCCTCTTCTCCACCTTCGACTGCGCCCTCGTCTACGCCCGCGCCAAGGAGGACCCCTGGAACTCcatcgccgccggcgccgccacggGTGGCCTGCTCGCCGTGCGACAGGGACTCCTCGCCTCCGGCAGGTCCGCACTCTTTGGCGGCGCCCTCCTCGCGCTCATCGAGGGTGCCGGGATCATGCTCAACCGCATTGGGGtcgtcccgccgccgccgccggaggacCTGCTGCAGTATCCCGGACAGGATCCCGGCCAGTATGCACCACCACCTGGTTTCCTGGGtgtgccgccggcgccgccgatcGATGTTCAGGAGGTTCCGGTCACTGAGTCTGGCGGCCCGACTAGGTGGTTTGGCGGTTTGTTCGGAAAGAAGCAGCAGGACACGCTTGCTGCTGGCGATCGCAACAAGTCGGAGGTGTTGGAGATGGATTTGCCAAGGACGGCCGTTCCTTCCTTCGACTACAAGTGA